GACTGGTGGCACGGGCAGAGCAGCCGGTTGGTCTGCTGCTCGTAGAGGCTGGCCGGGCAGCCGGCGTGCGTGCAGATCTTGGAGAACGCCGCGTAGTTGCCCCACATGTAGTCGCCGTGGCCGATCTTCTCGTTGGCCCGACGCGACTCCTGCGCGTCGGAGTCGCGGAGGTGGATCAGCAGCGTCGGCGAGTCGGCGTGTCGGTTGCTCACGCCGTGGTCGATGCCGGGGAAGACGGTCAGCTGGCCACCGGCGCTGATGTCCGCCGGGCGGACCGGACGGCCGTCCTCGCGGACCAGGCGGATCCGCTCGCCGCCCTCGGCGGCGGCGAACCCGGTGGTGAACATCTGGTTGTTCTTGTGCGGCTGTGAGATCAGGCCACCGACCAGCGGCGCGGCGATGACCGCACCGACCGGCGCGAGACCGGCCAGCAGCGAGATGCCGAGCAGGGGGCGACGCTTCACGCCCAGCTCGTCCGCCATGTAGAGCATGGTCTGGCCGGTGATGGTGCGACCTTCGGAGTCCACCTGGCCCTCGTGCCGGTCCTGGATCGAGACCTCCTTGGGCAGCAACTTCTTGCCCCAGGTCAGGATGCCGAAGCCGACGGCGAGCAGCGCGATGCCGAGGGTGAAGCCGAGCAGCGGGGTGTAGAACTTGTCGCCGCCCCGGCCCGGCTCGTACTGCCACGGCCACGCGATGTAGATGACCATGAAGGCGGTCGCGGCCAGACCGGTGAGCAGGAAGAAGCCGGCGACCACCCGGGTCAGCCGACGCTCCGCCTTGGTGCCGGGCAGCACCTGCGGCTCGTAGTGGACGATCTCGATGTCGTCCCGACGCGCGCCCTCACGAACGATGTCGAACCGGGTCAGCTTGGGGTCGTTGACGTCGAGCGGCTCCCGGCCCTGGGGGGTCGAGTGCTCGGTGGGGGTGCTCATGCCGTCACCTCGCTACGGGTGGCGCCGAGCGGCACCACAGCGCTGATGGGGAGTATCCGCTCGGTCACGACTTGCCCGCAATCCACAGGCTGGCGAAGACGAGCGCCACGATGCCGACCAGGAAGATCGCCAGGCCCTCGGTCGAGGGGCCGTACCGCCCGAGGTTGAAGCCGCCCGGGTCCTGGTCGTGCTTCAGCGTCTCCTGGATGTAGGCGATGATGTCGGCCTTCTGCTCCGGCCGAAGCTGGTTGTCGCCGAACACCGGCATGTTCTGCGGACCGCTCAGCATCGCCGCGTAGATCTGGCGGTCGGTCGCGGGGTGCAGGCTCGGGGCGAACTTGCCCGACGAGAGCGCACCGCCGCCACCACCGAACGCGTGGCACTGCGAGCAGTTGATCCGGAACAGCTCACCGCCGGACGCGATGTTGCCGTCCTCGCCGAGGTCGTCGCCCTCGGGCACGACCGGGCCGCCGCCCAACTCCTGGATGTACTGGGCCAGCTGACGGGTCTGCTCGTCGGTGAAGACCGGGGGCTTGCGGTGAGCCTGGGCCTCCTGGCGGGCCATCGGCATCCGCCCGGAGCTGACCTGGAACTCGACCGAGGCCTCGCCGACGCCGATCAGGCTCGGCCCGCGGCCCTCGACACCCTGGGCGTTGCGACCGTGGCAGGTTACACAGCTCACGTCGAACAGCGCCTTGCCCTCGGCGGCTGCGCCGGTCAGCTGCGGGTTGTCCTGCGCCTGGGCACCCGGGGCGAAGACGGTGTAGGCGCCGCCGGCGAGCATCAGCGCGGCGATCAGCCGGACCGCGGCGCCCAGCCGGCGGCGGCCCCTGCTGCGCGCGGCGGGCCGCTCGCGCAACCGCGCGAGCAGACCGCGTCGGCGGTCGTTGTCAGAAGTCATGAGCGGTGTCCTTAACCGGTTGGACCTGTCTCAGGGGACGGAGCAGCAGCGCGGAATGTGACGCGCAAGATCACTGAAGCCAGTAGATCATGGCGTACAGCCCGATCCACACGACGTCGACGAAGTGCCAGTAGTACGACACGACGATCGCCGAGGTCGCCTGCGCCGGGGTGAACCGGCCCATGGTCGTACGGACCATGAAGATGATGAAGGCGATCAGACCGCCGGTCACGTGCAGGCCGTGGAAGCCGGTGGTCAGGTAGAACACCGACCCGTAACCGTCTCCGTTGATCTTGATGCCGTCGGCGACCAGGTGCCGGTACTCGTTCAGCTGGCCGAGCACGAAGATCAGGCCCATCACGAAGGTGATGGTGAACCAGCGCCGAAGCGCGTGCACGTCACCCTTCTCCGCCGCGAAGACGCCGAGCTGGCACGTCACGGAGGACAGCACCAGGATCACCGTGAAGGTGGTCGCGTACGGGATGTTCAGCGCTTCGGTGTGCTTCTCCCACTGCTCCGGCGCAGCTGCGCGGATGGAGAAGTACATCGCGAACAACGCCGCGAAGAACATGAGTTCGCTGGAGAGCCACACGATCGTCCCGACGCTGACCATGTTCGGTCGAGTCAGAGAGTGGATCCGGCTCTTGTCAATGGCTGGGGCCGCAGTCACGCCGTCATTATTGCCCCTGACCGGGGGCGGCGATCAGCGGGGTGGCAAACCTGCGCCTTCCGTGGCCCCACCGTCAGGGTCCGGTTCGCCTGGCCTAGCCTGAAAAGCGTGCTGCACGTCGATCCGATCCTCGCCGCCACCTCGGCCCCGCCGCCGTTCACCGTCGGCACGGTGCTGACCGAGACCCGGCTGGACAGCTGGCTGGCCCTCGGCCTGGTGCTCGCCGCCGGCCTGTACCTCTACGGGGTGTACCGGCTGCGCCTGCGGGGCGACCGCTGGCCGATCGCCCGTACCGTGTTCTTCATCGGCCCCGGCCTGGGCGGCATCGCGCTGGTCACGGTCAGCGGACTGCACGCCTACGACACCGCGCTGCTGTCCGTGCACATGATCCAGCACATGGTGCTGTCCATGGTGGCGCCGATCTTCCTGGCGCTGGGCGCGCCGATGACCCTGGCCCTGCGCACCCTGCCGGTCGGGCCGCGCAAGCGCCTGCTGGCGATCGTGCACAGCCGTGTCGCCCGGGTCTACAGCTTCCCGCTGGTGGCGTTCGCCATCTTCGTGGTCAACCCGTTCGTGCTGTACTTCAGTGATCTGTACCGCTTCACCCTCGAACACGCCTGGGCGCACGAGCTGGTGCACGCGCACTTCATCATGACCGGCTGCGTGTTCTTCTGGCCGCTGCTCGGGCTCGACCCGCTGCCCGGCCGCTGGCCGTACCCGGCGCGCGCGCTGCTGATGCTGCTCTCCGTGCCGTTCCACACCGTGCTCGGCCTCACCATCATGCAGAGCACCACGCTCTTCGGCGGCGACTGGTACCCGTCGCTCAACCTCGCCTGGTCGGACCCCTGGGACGACCAGGTGGTCGCCGGCGGCATCCTCTGGGCGGGTGGTGAGTTCGTCAGTGTGACCATGCTCGCGGTGCTCGTCGTCCAGTGGGTCAAGCAGTCCGAACGCGAGGCCCGCCGGGTCGACCGCGAGCTGGACCGCCAGGAGGCCCGCGAGCGCGCCGCCGACGCCGCGGCCACCTGAGCTGCCCGGACGGTACGCCCCGACGATCGGTGGCGGGCGGGATGTCGGCTACGTCACCCCGACCGGTACGATCGGCGGGCAGCTACGAGGTGGGAGTCAGTGCCGCAATGAGTGAGCGCAGCGAACGAATCATCAAGCGCAGTGCGATGGTGCCTCATGACGGCACTGCTCACAGTCCGGCTCCCGGCCGAGGCCGTATCGAGGCTATGGGATATCACGAAACGGCCGGTACCCGGACCGTTCGGCGAAGCGGAGTGCCGGCATGAGCGATCGTCTTTGCACCGTCCTGCTCTACAGCGACGACCCGAAGGTCCGTGATCGGATGCGGATGGCCGTCGGCACCCGGCCCGCGCCCGGTCTGCAGATCGAGTTCGTCGACGCGTCGACCTACGCGGAGACCATCCGACTGGTCGACGACTACGAGATCGACCTTCTGGTGCTCGACGGTGAGGCGAGCCCGGGTGGCGGCATCGGCATCGCCCGGCAGATCAAGGACGACCGGGACGACGCCCCCCCGACCTGCCTGGTGATCGCCCGCGCCGCCGACCGATGGCTGGCCGCGTACGCCGAGGTCGACGCGACGCTGGTGCACCCGCTCGACCCGGTGACCACCGGCGGCACGGTGGCCGAGCTGCTGCGGACGCACGCACCCGCCTGACGTCCCACGCTCCTCCGGCACCGCCACGGCGCCGGACACTCGGCGCTGGCTCCAGCCCACCCGCACTTCGCACGCTCGGGAGGCCCGTCATGGGCGATCGGACCTGGCCGCACCTGCTCAACTCGCTGCTGCGCGGCGACGAGCTGTCCACCGCCGACACCGCTTGGGCGATGGGCGAGATCATGGCCGGCTCGGCGGGTGCCGCGCAGGTCGCCGGCTTCGCTGTGGCGTTGCGGGCCAAGGGTGAGACGTCCGCCGAGTTGGCCGGGCTGGTGGAGACGATGCTGAGCCGGGCGGTCCCGGTGGACCTCCCCGACGAGCTGCGTTCCACCGCGCTGGACGTGGTGGGCACCGGCGGTGACCTCGCCCACACGGTCAACATCTCCACGATGGCCGCCCTCGTGGTGGCGGGTGCCGGCGTCCGGGTGGTCAAGCACGGCAACCGGGCCGCGTCGTCCTCCTGCGGCACCGCCGACCTGTTGGAGTTCATGGGTGTCCCACTCGACCTCGACCCGGACGCGATCGTCCGCTGCGTCACCGAGGCCGGCATCGGGTTCTGCTTCGCGGCCCGGTTCCACCCGGGGATGCGGCACACCGGCCCGGTTCGACGGGAGCTGGGCGTGCCGACCGTCTTCAACTTCCTCGGCCCGCTTACCAACCCGGCCCGGCCCCGCGCGGGCGCCGTGGGCTGCTTCGACCTGCGGATGGCCCCGGTGATGGCCGGTGTGTTCGCCGACCGTGGTGACTCCGTCCTGGTGATGCGCGGCGAGGACGGGCTGGACGAGTTCACCACCGCCGCGCCGACCCGCGTCTGGGCGGCCCAGGGAGGCACCGTACGCGAGGCCTTGCTGGACGCGACGGACCTGGGTGTACCCAGGTCCACCCTCGCGGACCTGCGGGGCGGTGACGCCGCGTACAACGCGGATGTGGCCCGTCGCCTGCTGGCTGGCGAGACGGGCCCGGTCCGGGACGCGGTGCTGGTCAACGCCGCGGCGGCGCTGGCCACCCAGGGCCCGCTCGACGGCGACCTGACCGAGGCGCTGCGCGCGGGCCTGGACCGCGCGGCCGAGTCGATCGACTCCGGTGCGGCCGCCGTGACCCTCGACCGCTGGATCGCCACCGCGACCGCCACTGCCACAGTGGCCTGACCTCGGCGTCGCCGCTCGGCGGCGAGGGCCTTGATCGACTGGGTCCCTTGAAACTGCGGCGTCCGAGCCGTCCGGACACCCCGATGCCAATGATGTCGAGTGGATCACCCTGGCGGCACCAGCGGCCGGGGGTCCCAGCGACGGGCCACGGGAGATTTGTCGGACCCGCGTGGGAAACTACAGGCGAGTAGTTATCGATTCCGTCCGTGCGCCGCTGTCGCGTTCGGGGGCGGGTCGCCTGGTTCGAGAGGAGACGCCCGTGTCGCACCGCGAGCTGTACTGCGACGTCTGTGAGGGCGTGGCACCGTTCGAGGTGCCGCCCTGCGTCGACGGTCACGGCGCCGACTGTCCTGAGCTCATCTGCACCGGCTGCGGTGCCGCCGTGGTGCTGGTCACCGCGATCGCCGTTCCGGTCACCCAGCTGGCCGGCAGTCGACGCCGCCAGCCCACCCGCCGCCACGCCGCCTGACCCACAGCGCCGCCTGACACGCAGCGCCATCCGGCTCCCGCGCGACGAAAGGCCCGCTCCCACTCGGGGAACGGGCCTTCGTCACGCAGGTCGGTCGCGAGCGACCGGGTGGATCAGTGCTCGGCGGTGCGCCGGGTGCCGCTGTAGTACTCGAACAGCAGCCCGCAGGCGGAGAAGACGACAGCCACCAGACCGGCGCCGATCAGCCAGTACTGCCAGAACACCATGCCGAGCGCGGCGATCGCGGCGGCCAGTGCCAGGCCGAACGGCCAGTAGCTGCCCGGGCTGAAGAAGCCGACCTCGCCGGCGCCGTCAGCGATCTCGGCGTCCGGGCGGTCCTCCGGGCGCAGGTCGATGCGCCGGGAGACGAACCAGAAGAAGCCACCGCACATCGTGCAGAGCAGGAACGACAGCAGCAGGGCCACGGTGCCGACCCACTCGATGCCACCGGACGCGCCGTTGGTCCAGGCGCCGTAGAGGATGGTGGCGCCGAGCAGGAACGCGGCAATGATCAGGAAGATACGCCACTCGGTCTTCATATGGCTGCCTCAGCTTCCCGTGCGGGCCGGAACGTCGTCCGGGTTGAAGTTGCCCTGCGTCCGGCGGGTGTCGAACGGCCGCGTGGTCTCCGCGTACGGGTCCTCACCGATCTCGGTCAGCGCGTCCTGCGTGGACTTGCCGCCCTGCTTGGCCGCCAGGAACTGGTCGTACTTCTCCGGCGACACCACCCGCAGCTCGAAGTTCATGAACGCGTGGTAGCTGCCGCACAGCTCGGCGCAGCGCCCGACGTAGGCACCCTCGGCGTCCAGGCTCGAGACCTCGAACACATTGCGGATCTTGCCCGGCATGACGTCCCGCTTGAACAGCAGCTCCGGCACCCAGAACGAGTGGATGACGTCGCGGCTGGTCTCCTCGAACCGGATGGACCGGTTGGTCGGCAGCACCAGCACCGGGATGACCTCACTGGTGCCGAGCGTCGACGCGGTGGTGCGGGCCTCCGGGCCCTGGCCGTCGCGGTAGTTGAACTGCCAGTTCCACTTGAAGGCGACAACCTCGACCGTGACGTCCGGGTTCTTCGACAACTTGTCGACGTCGGTCTGCACGATCGCCGTGTAGTAGAAGAGCACGGAGACGATCAGGATCGGCGCGATGGTGTAGAGGAACTCCATCGGCAGGTTGTAGCGGGTCTGCACCGGCAGCGTGTTGCCACGCTTGCGGTAGCGCACGACGCACCAGAAGATCAAACCCCACACGAAGACACCGACCGCGAGCGCGGCGATGCAGGAGGCGATCCACAGGTCGTACATCCGCTTCGACTCCGGCGAGATGCCGCCCTGCGGCCAGCCGAAGCCGTCAAACGCCTGCCCTACGTCACAGCCCGTGAGCAGGACCAGCAGCGCCACGCCACCGAGACCGAGCCCGGCCAACCGACCAGCACCACGCCCCCGGCGGCCACCGACCCCTGGGGAAGCGCTGTGCCGTACGGCCGACGGCCGTACCTCCGAACTCCTTGCGACCACCTGGTCCTGCCTCCCTAGCGCGCCGCGGTGGGTCTTTCCTCAGCACCGACGGCAAAGGCGTCACCGACGGTCGCAGATTACTCGACCATGACGGAGTCGGCCGTGGTGGGGTCACTGTCCACCCCCCATTGGGGGGATGATGGGCATACCACCGCGATAGCGTGTCGATCTGTGAGCGCGAGGAGTGAGCCGGGTTTGCGAGCCCCGCAATCGCGAACAAAGGCGGATCTGTGAGCGCGAGGAGTGAGCCGGGGTTGCGAGCCCCGCAATCGCGAACAAAAGGCGGATCTGTGAGCGCATCCCCGGTCTACCTGGACGCGGCGACCGCCGCGCCGATGCATCCGGTCGCGCGGCAGGCGCTGCTGGCCGCCTTCGACGACGGCTGGGCCGACCCGGGCAAGCTCTACAGCCAGGCCCGCCGGGCACGGCAACTGCTCGACGCCGCCCGCGAGGCAACCGCGCTGACGCTCGGCGTCCGCGCGGACGAGGTGTCCTTCACCCCCAGCGGTACGACCGCAGCTCACGGCGCGGTGCTCGGTGGCCTGGCGGGGCGTCGCCGGGTCGGGTCGACGCTGGTGCACTCGGCGATCGAGCACTCGGCGGTGCTGCACGCGGCGGAGCGGCACGTGGCGGCGGGTGGGACCGCGACCGTTGTGCCGGTCGACCGGGTGGGTCGGCTGGACGTGACCTCGTGGTCGGCCGCCGTTCGCGCACCCGGTGCCGCGCTGGCCGCTCTGATCACGGCCAGTCACGAGGTGGGGACCGTGCAACCGGTCGCCGAGGCGGCCGCGATCTGCGCCGAGGCGGGGGTGCCGCTGTACGTCGACGCCGCCCAGTCGGTCGGCCGGGTGCCCCTGCCGGCCGGCTGGTCGGTGCTCAGCGCGAGCGCCCACAAGTGGGGCGGTCCGCCCGGGGTGGGGGTGCTGGCGGTCCGTAAGGGCACCCGCTGGGAGTCACCCTGGCCGGCCGACGAGCGGGAGGGTGGTCGTACCCCCGGGGTGGTGAACCTGCCCGCGGTGGTGGCGGCGGCGGCGAGCCTGCGGGCCGCGGCGGCCGACGCGGCGGCGGAGGCGGCCCGGCTGGATCCGCTGGTGGACCGGATCCGGACGCGGGTCGCGGCGGACGTGCCCGACGTGGAGGTGGTCGGCGACCCGGTGCTCCGGCTCCCCCACCTGGTCACCTTCTCGTGCCTGTACGTCGACGGTGAGGCGCTGCTGCACGCACTGGACCGGCGGGGCTTTGCCGTGTCGTCCGGCTCGTCGTGCACCTCGTCCACGTTGCGTCCCTCGCACGTGCTGGAGGCGATGGGGGTGCTCTCGCACGGCAACGTGCGGGTCAGCCTGCACCGGGAGACGACCGAGGCGGACGTCGAGCGGTTCCTCGACGAGCTGCCCGGGATCGTCGCCGAGCTGCGCGCCGACGCTGGGGTGGTGGGGCTGTGACGATGCCGGACGAGGTCATCGACTGCCGGGGGCAGCGCTGCCCGCTGCCCGTGATTGCGGCGGCCCGGCGGTTGCCACAGCTGCCGGTGGGCACTGTGGTCCGGGTGCTCGCCGACGACCCGGCGGCGGCGGTCGACCTCCCCGCCTGGTGCCGGATGCGCGGCCAGGAGTTCCTCGGGTCGGTCAAGGGCCCGGACGGCCCGGCCTACGACATCCGCCGCCGCCACTGAGCCCGCTTCATTCGTCGATCCAGATCAGCCTCAGTCGACGGCCCGGCCGGGCAACGGGCCGCCCCGTTCGTGATCGTTGGCTGCTGAGCAGCAGTTCGCTCGGCCTGTCGTGCTGCCCAGCTGCCAACGATCACGGGAGGCAACCAGCTATGGCAGGAGGTGGGGGCGGACCTCGTCCGCCGCGGTGTCACCGTAGGACTCGGCGAGCCGCTTGACGAACAGGTCGCGGCGGACGTCGTACTCCTGGGTGCCGACCGTCTCCAGGACCAGCGTGGCCAGCAACGAGCCGACCTGGGCGGCCCGCTCCAGGCCGACCCCCCAGGAGAGCGCGGTGAAGAAGCCGGCCCGGAAGCCGTCCCCCACCCCGGTCGGGTCGACCGCCCGGATCTCCCGCGCGATCGGCACGTGGATCGGGTCGATGCCCCGCCCGGCGATCTCCACACCGTGCTTGCCCAGCGTGGTGACCCGCACCTTGACCAGGTCCAGCAGCTGGTCGTCGCTCAGCTTCGCCTTGCTCTGCAGCAGCGACTTCTCGTAGTCGTTGGTCATCAGGAACTCGGCGCCCTCGATCAGCGCCACCACGTCCTCGCCGCCCATCCGGGCGAGCTGCTGCGACGGGTCGGCGGCGAACGCGTACCCGCGGGTGCGGCACTCGGCCGAGTGCCGGAGCATCGCCTCGGGGTCGTTGGCGCTGACCAGCACCAGGTCCAGTCCGCCGAGCCGGTCGGCGACCGGGGCGAGCTCGATGTTGCGCGCCTCACTCATCGCACCGGCGTAGAACGACGCGATCTGGCACATGTCCGTGTCGGTGGTGCAGACGAACCGGGCGGTGTGCGCCACCTCGCTGATGTGCACGGAGTCGCAGTCCACGCCGTGGCGCTCCAGCCAGGAGCGGTAGTCGGCGAAGTCGGCCCCCACAGCGCCGAGCAGCACCGGGCTCAGACCGAGCTGCCCCATGCCGAAGCAGATGTTCGCCGCCACGCCACCTCGGCGGAGCACCAGGTCGTCCACCAGGAAGGAGAGGGAAACCTTGTGCAGCTGATCGGCGATGAGCTGGTCGGCGAAGCGGCCGGGGAAGCTCATCAGGTGATCGGTGGCGATCGAGCCGGTGACGGCGATCTTCATGTCAACCCTCGGGGTCGGGAGCAGGGCGCGGTCAGACTACCGGCCCGACAACCCGGCGGTGACCGGTCGGTCGGACAACGGCAACCGGCCCGTCACGAAAGCGTCGGGACCGCTCCCAGGCGGCATCACGCCC
This portion of the Micromonospora zamorensis genome encodes:
- a CDS encoding ubiquinol-cytochrome c reductase iron-sulfur subunit, with the protein product MSTPTEHSTPQGREPLDVNDPKLTRFDIVREGARRDDIEIVHYEPQVLPGTKAERRLTRVVAGFFLLTGLAATAFMVIYIAWPWQYEPGRGGDKFYTPLLGFTLGIALLAVGFGILTWGKKLLPKEVSIQDRHEGQVDSEGRTITGQTMLYMADELGVKRRPLLGISLLAGLAPVGAVIAAPLVGGLISQPHKNNQMFTTGFAAAEGGERIRLVREDGRPVRPADISAGGQLTVFPGIDHGVSNRHADSPTLLIHLRDSDAQESRRANEKIGHGDYMWGNYAAFSKICTHAGCPASLYEQQTNRLLCPCHQSQFLITDNAKPIFGPASRRLPQLPIEVDSEGFFVAKSDYTETVGPDFWERP
- a CDS encoding cytochrome c gives rise to the protein MTSDNDRRRGLLARLRERPAARSRGRRRLGAAVRLIAALMLAGGAYTVFAPGAQAQDNPQLTGAAAEGKALFDVSCVTCHGRNAQGVEGRGPSLIGVGEASVEFQVSSGRMPMARQEAQAHRKPPVFTDEQTRQLAQYIQELGGGPVVPEGDDLGEDGNIASGGELFRINCSQCHAFGGGGGALSSGKFAPSLHPATDRQIYAAMLSGPQNMPVFGDNQLRPEQKADIIAYIQETLKHDQDPGGFNLGRYGPSTEGLAIFLVGIVALVFASLWIAGKS
- a CDS encoding cytochrome c oxidase subunit 3 → MTAAPAIDKSRIHSLTRPNMVSVGTIVWLSSELMFFAALFAMYFSIRAAAPEQWEKHTEALNIPYATTFTVILVLSSVTCQLGVFAAEKGDVHALRRWFTITFVMGLIFVLGQLNEYRHLVADGIKINGDGYGSVFYLTTGFHGLHVTGGLIAFIIFMVRTTMGRFTPAQATSAIVVSYYWHFVDVVWIGLYAMIYWLQ
- a CDS encoding cytochrome c oxidase assembly protein, which codes for MLHVDPILAATSAPPPFTVGTVLTETRLDSWLALGLVLAAGLYLYGVYRLRLRGDRWPIARTVFFIGPGLGGIALVTVSGLHAYDTALLSVHMIQHMVLSMVAPIFLALGAPMTLALRTLPVGPRKRLLAIVHSRVARVYSFPLVAFAIFVVNPFVLYFSDLYRFTLEHAWAHELVHAHFIMTGCVFFWPLLGLDPLPGRWPYPARALLMLLSVPFHTVLGLTIMQSTTLFGGDWYPSLNLAWSDPWDDQVVAGGILWAGGEFVSVTMLAVLVVQWVKQSEREARRVDRELDRQEARERAADAAAT
- the trpD gene encoding anthranilate phosphoribosyltransferase; translation: MGDRTWPHLLNSLLRGDELSTADTAWAMGEIMAGSAGAAQVAGFAVALRAKGETSAELAGLVETMLSRAVPVDLPDELRSTALDVVGTGGDLAHTVNISTMAALVVAGAGVRVVKHGNRAASSSCGTADLLEFMGVPLDLDPDAIVRCVTEAGIGFCFAARFHPGMRHTGPVRRELGVPTVFNFLGPLTNPARPRAGAVGCFDLRMAPVMAGVFADRGDSVLVMRGEDGLDEFTTAAPTRVWAAQGGTVREALLDATDLGVPRSTLADLRGGDAAYNADVARRLLAGETGPVRDAVLVNAAAALATQGPLDGDLTEALRAGLDRAAESIDSGAAAVTLDRWIATATATATVA
- a CDS encoding cytochrome c oxidase subunit 4, which gives rise to MKTEWRIFLIIAAFLLGATILYGAWTNGASGGIEWVGTVALLLSFLLCTMCGGFFWFVSRRIDLRPEDRPDAEIADGAGEVGFFSPGSYWPFGLALAAAIAALGMVFWQYWLIGAGLVAVVFSACGLLFEYYSGTRRTAEH
- the coxB gene encoding cytochrome c oxidase subunit II, with protein sequence MVARSSEVRPSAVRHSASPGVGGRRGRGAGRLAGLGLGGVALLVLLTGCDVGQAFDGFGWPQGGISPESKRMYDLWIASCIAALAVGVFVWGLIFWCVVRYRKRGNTLPVQTRYNLPMEFLYTIAPILIVSVLFYYTAIVQTDVDKLSKNPDVTVEVVAFKWNWQFNYRDGQGPEARTTASTLGTSEVIPVLVLPTNRSIRFEETSRDVIHSFWVPELLFKRDVMPGKIRNVFEVSSLDAEGAYVGRCAELCGSYHAFMNFELRVVSPEKYDQFLAAKQGGKSTQDALTEIGEDPYAETTRPFDTRRTQGNFNPDDVPARTGS
- a CDS encoding cysteine desulfurase family protein yields the protein MSASPVYLDAATAAPMHPVARQALLAAFDDGWADPGKLYSQARRARQLLDAAREATALTLGVRADEVSFTPSGTTAAHGAVLGGLAGRRRVGSTLVHSAIEHSAVLHAAERHVAAGGTATVVPVDRVGRLDVTSWSAAVRAPGAALAALITASHEVGTVQPVAEAAAICAEAGVPLYVDAAQSVGRVPLPAGWSVLSASAHKWGGPPGVGVLAVRKGTRWESPWPADEREGGRTPGVVNLPAVVAAAASLRAAAADAAAEAARLDPLVDRIRTRVAADVPDVEVVGDPVLRLPHLVTFSCLYVDGEALLHALDRRGFAVSSGSSCTSSTLRPSHVLEAMGVLSHGNVRVSLHRETTEADVERFLDELPGIVAELRADAGVVGL
- a CDS encoding sulfurtransferase TusA family protein codes for the protein MTMPDEVIDCRGQRCPLPVIAAARRLPQLPVGTVVRVLADDPAAAVDLPAWCRMRGQEFLGSVKGPDGPAYDIRRRH
- a CDS encoding carbohydrate kinase family protein, whose translation is MKIAVTGSIATDHLMSFPGRFADQLIADQLHKVSLSFLVDDLVLRRGGVAANICFGMGQLGLSPVLLGAVGADFADYRSWLERHGVDCDSVHISEVAHTARFVCTTDTDMCQIASFYAGAMSEARNIELAPVADRLGGLDLVLVSANDPEAMLRHSAECRTRGYAFAADPSQQLARMGGEDVVALIEGAEFLMTNDYEKSLLQSKAKLSDDQLLDLVKVRVTTLGKHGVEIAGRGIDPIHVPIAREIRAVDPTGVGDGFRAGFFTALSWGVGLERAAQVGSLLATLVLETVGTQEYDVRRDLFVKRLAESYGDTAADEVRPHLLP